A region of the Artemia franciscana chromosome 19, ASM3288406v1, whole genome shotgun sequence genome:
ggtatcaaaattttgttttttagagttttagttactattgagacaagtcactccttactacagtttgttaccatgaactgttggATAATTTTGAATCACTATTTGTAGTTGGATTCGTTCACGTTTGTTGATGTTTCAAGGAGACACTGATTAAAAATGGAATAACAGGATTTACTACAAAGGTCCTTGTGAAATTTTGACggtgaaacttttgaaaaggaaggCAATATTTACTTTAAAGTTAAACCTGATGAGATCGTCAAATGCAATATTGACAATTCAAATTCCAGAAGcaaatttaaggaaaatttttatatgCTTAATCCAATACTTACTGTAAAAACTCGTTAAAATATTTTAGGGTCTTCATTATCTGCAAGGggacctttttttatttttaccaagcTCACTAGTCCCACTTGAATATAAAacgttaatttttaatttttaaaattaacgtGTTTAATTTTCTGATAACAAGCGCTGGCATTAGCAAGAACTCTTGCTAGAGTGACCAGTCTGAGTGGCTGTGTTCAGACAAACATGGAAatagaatctgaaaaaaaactttcagcaaTACGGAAGATCTATAGATACTTTCATCTATAGGGCTTGGGAAGAGACATAACCTTTTAGGCTTCGTTATTGGGAATCCTTTTGTTAAGTAATAACGATTTTCTATTTCTAAAGCCTACTTTTTTGTTCTTCGATCAGTTCGTCCTggcttacttttattttagcttaaaaCCAAATGTTTTCCCAGTTCTTTGCTGTCTTACATATGCTAAGTCCTCTAAAATCTGATTTGTCAAGATTGTATTTAATATTTGATCGGAATTAGCTTTTCCTCCAATTTGTTCTTCTtggttcattttatttttcagtagtATCACGTCTGATATAAATCTTTTGATTTGCCTTCTATAACTAAATTTGACTTCGTCCATGTTTTTGGTTTTCATCTTTTCGATCATTGAGATTCATTTTCCGTCTTTTCACTTTGGTGTTTCGTTACCCACCAAGCATTGATAACATCGTTAAAATATTACCAATTCTAATATCAATATTATTCAACCAATCACttggttctttttaaaaaattttttaaacattttgtaAAAGAAGAGGGGGGATCGGTTTCTTCAAAGAAGTTTGTTGGgcacattttatattttattgggTAACTGAAGCAGTCTTTGtatgtttactttttttgaaaatcttatttctggtaattttttcaattaaagtaagtATAATCACTATTGAGGAACATTCCTTATTGGAATTGCTGTCAAAATGTACTATCATTATTTAAGGCCTTTTCAGTATTAGATTATGCAACACGGCTTGGATAGTCAATGTATAAACCTGAAATTGGCTGGTAAATTACAGATTCGTGACTGTCACCAGTTAATCAAAGGATGTTAACCAATTGGCAACCAACTCGTTACGCTCTGACAGATCCTTGAACAACAAACGAAACAAAAtcaaccaaacagttcgtggtaacgaactgtagtaaggagcgacccggctcaatagtaaacgaaactctaaaaaacggaactttgatgctaaaagatacatcaaaagaatcaaatttttatgctgattctaaatatataagtttcatcaaatttaatctttgttatcaaaagttacgagcctgagaaaatttgccttattttggaaaatagggggaaacaccccctaaatgtcatagaatcttaacgaaaatcacaccatcgcattcagcatatcagagaaccctatagcaaaattttgactaaagtttgactcttgccacaattctgctttttaaaacaattaaaagctttatagcgtaaagagcgagggattgcggaggggacaacccatttcatatacggagtaatttctgttcgttttaatttttaatgtcgcaccttactttcagtttaaaaactagttttttttatttaattcataaaGGGACggcatttttgttttgatgcGATGAAAAATGTAGAGATGATTTTTAAGACATGTCCCTGTGTTTCATCCAAGAGTCGCACCGACACCTTCACCCCTTTATACGAGCCCTCATACACATTAATTTTTGCCCCCTTAGAAAAATATCTGTGGaggcaaatttccttttaagaCATGgatcatgatttttttttttatgaggtaacttttattttttgtgacttttattgtatttttttcggggggagggggaaacaaaGAATAGCCCCTGAAAGCAGTACATATACATATTCTCAATTCATTTTTCCAGTCTTAACAAAGTCTTAAACCTCatactaaaatgttttttttatgctcaaGATGGAGAACAGTAATTCTCCAAAACATTTTAGTTATGGTGATTTCAAAGGCTACCGTTTTCATTTCAATTCGAATTCATTCTTGGTGGGCTTGggctatttttcgaaaatgCAATGTATTGTTTAGGCGACAAACTTTTATCATTAAGGTCAGTCGACATGCtagattaatataaataaagaaaaaccttTCTGAAATGGCttggatgaaaatgaaaataaacaataaacaagaggtatttaagaatgttttgaaagtattttttctaaaaaagaaatttttgccaTGGTTTCCggaatttcaatatattttttcgtAACAAACCTTCATCGTTAACGTCAATCGACATtatcaacataaataaatatatcaacaTTAATATAtcaacatcaataaataaagaaaaactattttgaaatgGCCCGTgttaacataaaaataacaaaaaacaagatataTTTAAGAATGTTAATCTTGAGACTTTACTGTCGCCGAAGTATGTATGTGTGATTGATATGTGACTGTACTGTAAAttggttttatatattattcctAAGTTTATATTTAGTATTACATACGGGGCAAAGCTTTTTGAGGTATCATGGATTCTCTTTCACCGCACAAAATTGGATACTGAATCTATGCAAATTGCACATCATTGATGATGCAACATCAAAGTCGATGATGCAATATCGATGATGCAATATCAATGATGATATCAAAGACGCCAAAATAGAATCATTTGAAGCCTCACAATCTATCGGAGTAAGAGAATCATTATCATTGATAAGCATTTATTTATGGGAAATAACTTTAAACCCAAAGCAAAAACAAACCTTTTACTTCAGTCTGAATTAGTTTATTGTGTTGGTGAGTGCTTAGGCCTTCATTGTGGGACAGATGGTTTCACATCAAATGGTCAGGACTAATGTTTTGAAAATAGCTAAGAAATTAAGAGTTCCGCTTTAATAAAAATTAGGCTTCAACTttctatacaaaaatataaaatatttcaaagaatgCTCACAACTAAAGTAAATTTaacgaaaaaatatttaacattatGGAAGTTGATTATTTTCTTGTGTTACTATAGGTGTGTTATTTACATTGTTCATCCTAGATTCTACTTCATCGATTTCTCCTTCAGCCTTGTAATTCCAGGATTGTTCAGAGCCGGATCCAAATATAAGGAAGAAAATCGAGTCTGCTGCTAACACACTGCCAGCCATAATAAAGACCGCCGACCAGGCTTCAAGGATTTGCTgcaaaataaaggtaaaatcaggataaaaactgaaaagtagTAAAAAGGAGAAATAACAAACAAGGCGAATCGTGCACGTTGTCTTTCagaaggaaatttttttccaaatccaattaaaaaacatttggcaccaaagtttgcaaaacaatagcaaaattaaaaaacgaataagcatagctgaaaaattaggaCTAAAGCAAAACACTAGAAAATTATTAGCAAGGCTCTATCTCTACCTCCACCCCTACCTCTAGTTGTTATTTATGGCGGAAAAATCTGGTAAGGTCCTTACATCCAAATAAAGTCTAGGATTTAAAATCAAGATACAAAAAGAATTGAGCCAAATTTTAAAAGCTGTGAAACATTgcatcaaacaaaaattactactaaaaataattacagTCCAAGATATTTAAACGTGAAAACAGTTAGATCCCCGGTGCTTTTACATGGTTCTTATTGAGGTTAAGTACTTGGTAACACAAATAGTATATAACTCCCAAGTTGAACACGTGAAAGTAAAATTCCTGTAAGAGTTTTATCAATAGTAGATGTTAAAGTGTCGAGTACCATGTTTAAACCGTTCTATCTTCAAATTAAATCGATGTGGAGCTTCCAATACCACGCATTTGTAGTATTTGCGTATTTTTGAGACAGACCCACATTTGGTATCTATAATGTGGTGTTTGCAACAAATTACATTCATAGAACTATCTGTAAACTCTTAGATTCATTGCAAACTTAAGCTATTTGAAAACtttgcatgctgaccaatggtctgcgtaGCATAGGCATTGACCTTTTGACTCCCTGCCTTCGGTCGGGAGTGTATTGCACAGTTAAAGGTAGAACCATCTGACCCTTCTCGTGTTTTCCTCCATATTTCATCACATTCATCAGAATGCCATTCATTCTGAATGCGACTATGGGCCTGGACAAGGCTCGAATGTGAcccaagtaagtaagtaagtaagtacatTTCATCACATATCCATTTCGAGCTAGGTCAGCTCTCGGCTGAGCTTACAAAGTCATACGGCTGACCcctgttccaaaccaaataaccgccaacaccaggactcgaacccccgCCCTCAAGGACAATGGATTTCGCGTGTAATCTTTGGTTATAAACCACTATAACATTCTAAAAACTTACAGATTCAAAGTTCTTGGATATATAAAAGCACACAAGCGCACTTTTAACTACggactaaaaaccaaaaatcaaaatcaaaatattacaaAGGAGTAAAGTAGAAACAGACTTACATTTTCATCTGTCATGAATCCTACCAGGACTGGGCCCAGCCAGGAAACCAGCATAGATACACCATTTGTTATTCCAAACAGAGTCCCTATGGGAAAAATGTTATCATAAAATAGATCAATAAACATTACTAATTATATTGTTAGCTGAGTaattttaagagccaataagaAATGTATAGAAGAAAAGCCGAATATCCTCCCATCTAAAGCTTTTTCTAAGCATATACCAATAACCAAATTTGAACTTTTCATGACCTGACCAATAAACCAATGAATCTAAGAAATGTCTTGGTTGGAAAAGAGAGTTTCAAGGCTTTACATAAAACAGATAAGGCAAGATACCTGCAGACTTCTTTTATTACAAACTCTATTTTTGATTGTATAATAAGTTACTAAAAGATGCAAAAACAATCCTGGGTTAGTACTAATATGCCATCTACCTAACAGGCTAcatacaaacataaaaaatatagattCTATTCAATCGAAAAGGAATTCTATTCAAgctacttaaaaaaaggaaaagaacaaacagaagaaaggaagaaatgccAAAATAGATATTACAAGGCCAAAAATAGGTAGCATATTacggaaaaacaaaatatataaaattcattgaaCTAACATGTGACCATACAACgataataaaaatggaaatcatCCGTGaacagaacaagaaaaaaacaaatacgtGAAAGCATCTTAAAGACagcaagtgcaaaaaaaaattgaataaaaattgctttagcaataatattttttttagcatttcatACTAATCAGAGATTAATAAACCAAGTTAAAGAGGTGACTAAACCTGTTCATTTTGTGAATAAACTAGACATTCAAAAGCACTTAAATTTTGCAGGAGTATGAAATTATGTCTAGTGACTTGTAGACATGCTAATCAGCTaaccgaacaaaaattaatattaatgaaaGGTTTctcttaaattatatatatttttaattgaaaattaaatcctAGAGGAAAAACCGGTCGAGTAgttttatttcactgtcaaaAACCAGCAGAAAAGGTGATAAGTAAAAAGAGTTTCAGtcgtttttatagttttcttaAAGCATCAATGGCAGATAAACAGTATTTTAACCGTTTGTATTGGTTAAATAGTAAGTTACATAGACAATTATACCTCAACAAAATAGAAAAGGTTCGGAGTTCATTTTCTAATGAAAGTGAGCTTCTTATTTAGTTACACAGTTTGATGCAGTAGTTGGGTTAACTTGTAAAAAAGGAGCGttgaaaaaatctaaacaaaatCAGAAAGCAAACGATACCAAATAGCAAAGACTGCCATAAgagcttcataattttgaaacagttgaaagaaaactttataaaaaactgtaattttccgctttaagtattttctcgaAAAGGGTCAAAtggctgaaatttatttttatattccaGGCACTTTAAGGGAATAATACCCCAGGTCAGAAGGCAACCCGCTTGTAAAATTCTGAACAATAAGCTCAGGTCTAAAAGGCAAAAATAAATGATAGGAGACCAAATTACCTGAGAAACTGGGTGCTATATCAATGTGGTTAATGAGCCAGCCACCGTAATTTCCAACTTCAACAACTTGTGATAACATCAGCATTGCAATAATTAATTGAATGTTACATCCAGCGCCTGCCATTACAAAGAGGCATAGTGCTGGTCCTAAAtgacctaaaaagaaaataagttttaacatttttttgacGTAGAAAAAGACATCCTCGCTGGATGAAGTTACGTATCCAGTTTGCTCAttcttcaaaattataaatatatttccgaCCTCCATACCAATAGTGATTTTTATGTAAGTTACTAAAgacccccttccaaaaaaaagtaaactgaGCGACAGCTATATACTCAGccttaaagcaaaaattatttattgaaaaatacaacAGGTGGTAATACCTACGAAAAGTAAACCGTCTTTgagcagaaagaaaaaaatttgtaaagctTTTGTTCCATACTCTGAGGAAATCTCTAGTGCTAGAACTAATAGTAAAGCTAGAGAACTAATTTTTACTATACTGCAAAACTGAAACTGCAAAACTTTTTACTAAAACTGCATTTTTAAGTGGAGCGATGGGTAGTACTAGCTTCTTGCACTGAGGCTAACCTTGACGAGAATACGGTGAAATTGTTCGCGGGAAGGATACCCAAAACAAGCCAAGTTTGTACGTTTAGGCTATAGAAGGGAAATTGGACGGACAGATTGCTGAGACGAGAAATAATTACACTCACAATCCTGCAAACGCAAGAACCTAAACGAAAATCAATATTCAacaaacttttgataacaaataaataaacttgaaactttaacTAGGTAATATCAACCCAATTACCAATTAGAGTCCATATCTTTCGTACTTCAACTGTGGACAGCCATTTCCTGTTTTTGCATAAATCGGCGAGTGGACACAATATCAAAGTAGAAACCCATGATAAGAAATATGGTAGAGCCAGGATGACAGCATTCTGAAATATAAATTAagtaagtaaagaacgaactaaAAGGCAAGGCCTTTATCGTTGTTTtcggatttttgaaaaaatataaatagagtTTTGTGCTGAATAAGGTTttgattaaattctttttatgagcAGAAACATCAGCCCCAGACAGATATCCTCTTAGATTGGGTCGTTGCTTCAGAAAATGAACAATCTTATCTTATCAACGATGATTATATCTATGTTTGTTTGGGCCCCAGGAATgtaaatgttgtattttttctgtatattattgttgttgttttgcaAAATACGATTGATGAAAAATACTAAGAGTTTTAAGGagtgaaaacaaatttcttcaATGTTTCAATCCATCTAGATTGCTTTTTGCATCGTAAAATGGCAGCGCGGTAATTTTCAGAATATAGAATATCGGAAGAGATATTCTGTATATCTCTGTATCGATGTTGTATATAGAGATATTCTATATACAATATAGAACATCAGAATATTGGAAGAGACTATTTCCGATAAAAATTTACAGATATGCATGCATACAATTATTGTAGTAATGCACTTAGCAAAATGTATCAACGCAGTGATGACTAAATATGTAGAAAACGAGGGGTTTTAAGATTCTTATGACACTAATATACTCTGGGATTATCATTTTgtcaaagattttatttttttggtgtcTCAACCTATTCTGGTATATAAGCTATTTGGTAGAACTATTTTAGGAATATAGTCCTTGAATATCCTGGAGACACTTCCAAGTCAAATAAACTAGTAAGTAATATCAGTACTAGGAGGCATCCAGCCTcgaaatttggaaaatatccaaaaaatgtACCACAATGACGTTGTACGTAGACCGGGATTCTCAATCTGTTTTGGGCCATGCCCCACTTAGGCATTTCTACCTGATACCTTTcccataatttttaaatttttctaattgaaaattttaagtgtATTCACTTGAAGAAAGcttcaaaagacattatgtacAAATATTATAGGTAATGTATAATATAGTTATGTATAATGTATAATATaggtataatatataataatgtatAATATAGTTTTGTTTATGAACAAAAGGTAATTCGTTCGGGCCGTCCTCTTGGTGTATTTTATACTAGTTAAAACATATCCCGAATACAATACGCTTTATGGTGTCATTACAAAACTATAAAGTGGGTTTTTGCTCTTTTAATGTACATGAatgtagacatttttttttaccattgagGCTTTAAATTATAGGCAAAAAAAGGCTGAATGTCCTGCCCACGGCCCACCAAATATATTGTCATGCACTACCTGTGGGGCCTGAACCCCACATTGATATTCACGGATATAGACCCATCGAGTCAAAATTGGATTTGTTGTGAAGTATTTAGAAAAGATAATAACTTAATAACTTTCGAAGTAAAAATCTTAAGATATATAGTAAAAGGCTAACTAGAAGGACATCCTTAGTTTTGACCAATATTAGTACTCCAAATGAGTATATCCATCCAATCCTTGTCGTCTGTGTCTATTCCAAGTACTTCCTTTCTGAACTCTAATAGTGATTATATCATAAACAAGaggtaagagctcatatgacacttgtgacgaggttggaagagccaagagctcatatgctcaccagaggcttaatgccggttgggatttaaaataaaagctctgcgacacgaggtccttct
Encoded here:
- the LOC136039651 gene encoding sialin-like, giving the protein MAERNGYAIKQLCAELGTVSGLLLTGFIIENIGWEAVFYIEGCFGVVWAVFWLLIVHDNPEEHPRISEKEKTYIKTQIAKDAHVSNKALPIPWKSILTSMPFYSILIANIGHNWGFLILLVDLPIYLRTIFGFDIKSNAVILALPYFLSWVSTLILCPLADLCKNRKWLSTVEVRKIWTLIGHLGPALCLFVMAGAGCNIQLIIAMLMLSQVVEVGNYGGWLINHIDIAPSFSGTLFGITNGVSMLVSWLGPVLVGFMTDENQILEAWSAVFIMAGSVLAADSIFFLIFGSGSEQSWNYKAEGEIDEVESRMNNVNNTPIVTQENNQLP